One part of the Ralstonia pickettii genome encodes these proteins:
- a CDS encoding phosphoribosylanthranilate isomerase yields the protein MPLHRTRIKLCGLTQPADVDHAVAIGADAIGLVFYPPSPRYVTIERAAELAHRAGPFVTVTGLFVNASADDVARVLDQVPLTLLQFHGDEPAELCAEIAGKVGLPWLRALRVQPGADLVEFADRFAAAQGLLLDAFVEGYGGGGHVFDWTLIPPQWLPQSPSLPTTSAAPRLVLSGGLSAQNVAGAIERVRPYAVDVSSGIEAARGVKDHARMTAFVRAVREANAALGASVQA from the coding sequence ATGCCGTTGCACCGTACCCGTATCAAGCTGTGTGGCCTGACCCAGCCGGCCGATGTCGATCACGCCGTCGCAATCGGCGCCGATGCGATCGGGCTCGTTTTCTATCCGCCCAGTCCGCGTTACGTCACCATCGAGCGGGCGGCAGAGCTGGCGCATCGCGCCGGTCCGTTCGTCACCGTGACGGGCCTGTTCGTCAACGCCAGTGCCGATGATGTGGCACGCGTGCTCGACCAAGTGCCGCTGACGTTGCTTCAGTTCCACGGTGATGAGCCGGCGGAGCTGTGCGCCGAGATCGCCGGAAAGGTAGGGCTGCCCTGGTTGCGCGCCCTGCGTGTTCAGCCCGGGGCCGATTTGGTAGAATTCGCGGATCGGTTTGCCGCTGCCCAAGGCCTGCTGCTCGACGCATTTGTCGAGGGTTATGGCGGCGGCGGCCATGTTTTCGACTGGACCCTCATTCCTCCGCAATGGCTCCCGCAATCGCCATCCTTGCCAACCACAAGCGCCGCTCCTCGGCTCGTTTTGAGTGGTGGGTTGAGCGCGCAAAACGTCGCTGGCGCGATTGAACGCGTGCGGCCGTACGCTGTTGACGTCAGCAGCGGAATCGAAGCCGCACGGGGCGTGAAAGACCACGCCCGGATGACCGCATTTGTGCGTGCGGTCCGCGAGGCCAATGCTGCCCTGGGCGCATCGGTTCAAGCCTGA
- the leuC gene encoding 3-isopropylmalate dehydratase large subunit gives MAKTLYDKLWDDHVVHTEEDGTTVLYIDRQLLHEVTSPQAFEGLKLAQRPVWRISANLAVSDHNVPTTDRSHGIADPVSKLQVDTLDANCDSYGITQFKMNDKRQGIVHVIGPEQGATLPGMTVVCGDSHTSTHGAFGALAHGIGTSEVEHVLATQTLLAKKSKNMLVKVEGTLPRGCTAKDIVLAIIGKIGTAGGTGYAMEFGGSAIRALSMEGRMTVCNMAIEAGARAGMVAVDDVTLEYIKGRPFAPQGVEWEQAVVYWRTLHSDEGAHFDQVVELRAEEIRPQVSWGTSPEMVVSIEDRVPDPDKEKDPNKRNAMERALEYMGLQPNVAISDINIDKVFIGSCTNSRIEDMRAAAWVVQKLGKRIAPNVKLAMVVPGSGLVKEQAEREGLDKIFKSAGFEWREPGCSMCLAMNADRLEPGERCASTSNRNFEGRQGAGGRTHLVSPAMAAAAALEGHFVDVRKLA, from the coding sequence ATGGCCAAGACGCTCTACGACAAACTTTGGGACGATCACGTCGTTCATACCGAAGAAGACGGCACGACCGTCCTCTACATCGATCGCCAACTGCTGCACGAAGTGACGAGCCCGCAGGCGTTCGAAGGCCTGAAGCTGGCGCAGCGTCCGGTGTGGCGCATCAGCGCCAACCTGGCCGTGTCGGACCACAACGTGCCGACCACAGATCGCTCGCACGGCATTGCCGATCCGGTTTCGAAGTTGCAAGTCGATACGCTCGACGCCAACTGCGACAGCTACGGCATCACGCAATTCAAGATGAACGACAAGCGTCAGGGGATCGTGCACGTGATCGGGCCGGAGCAGGGCGCAACGCTGCCGGGCATGACGGTGGTCTGTGGTGATTCGCACACCAGCACGCATGGCGCGTTCGGCGCGCTCGCCCACGGCATCGGCACCTCGGAAGTCGAGCACGTGCTGGCCACGCAAACGCTGCTCGCCAAGAAGAGCAAGAACATGCTGGTGAAGGTGGAAGGTACGCTGCCTCGCGGCTGCACGGCCAAGGACATCGTGCTCGCCATCATCGGCAAGATCGGTACGGCTGGCGGCACGGGCTATGCCATGGAGTTCGGCGGCTCGGCCATCCGCGCGCTGTCGATGGAAGGCCGCATGACGGTGTGCAACATGGCGATCGAGGCAGGCGCCCGCGCCGGCATGGTCGCTGTGGACGATGTCACGCTGGAGTACATCAAGGGCCGCCCGTTCGCGCCCCAAGGTGTTGAGTGGGAGCAGGCCGTCGTCTACTGGCGCACGCTGCATTCCGACGAGGGTGCGCATTTCGATCAGGTGGTCGAGCTGCGTGCGGAAGAGATTCGCCCGCAGGTGAGCTGGGGCACGTCGCCGGAAATGGTGGTCAGCATTGAAGACCGCGTGCCGGACCCCGACAAAGAAAAGGACCCGAACAAGCGCAATGCCATGGAGCGCGCGCTCGAATACATGGGTCTGCAGCCGAACGTTGCGATCAGCGACATCAACATCGACAAGGTGTTCATCGGCTCCTGCACCAACAGCCGCATCGAAGACATGCGCGCCGCGGCGTGGGTCGTGCAGAAGCTGGGCAAGCGCATTGCGCCGAACGTGAAGCTGGCGATGGTCGTGCCGGGCTCGGGCCTTGTGAAGGAGCAGGCCGAGCGCGAAGGGCTCGACAAGATTTTCAAGTCGGCGGGCTTTGAGTGGCGCGAGCCGGGTTGCTCGATGTGTCTCGCAATGAACGCTGACCGTCTCGAGCCCGGCGAGCGCTGCGCGTCCACGTCCAACCGCAACTTCGAAGGCCGTCAGGGCGCGGGTGGCCGCACCCACCTGGTAAGCCCGGCGATGGCCGCTGCGGCGGCGCTGGAAGGCCACTTTGTCGACGTGCGCAAGCTCGCTTGA
- the truA gene encoding tRNA pseudouridine(38-40) synthase TruA, which translates to MTRIALGIQYDGAAFSGWQSQPHGNTVQDVLESALRQFAGVALPTTVAGRTDAGVHALGQVVHLDTDLVREPFSWVRGTNAFLPPTVAVRWAQEMPEGFHARFSAHRRTYYYALTFGPTRAPLLEDKAGYVMLPPGQSLDVEAMNEAAQVLVGEHDFSSFRAAECQAKSPVKTMYSVEVRGEGEWVFVRIRGSAFLHHMVRNIMGCLVAIGRGRQPVSWMGDVLAARSRVAAAPTFMPDGLYLAEVGYPDAFSLPASPASSSLFRGVFDEHAGL; encoded by the coding sequence ATGACGCGCATCGCGCTTGGCATCCAGTACGACGGTGCCGCGTTTTCGGGTTGGCAATCGCAGCCGCACGGCAATACCGTGCAAGACGTGCTGGAGTCGGCGCTGCGGCAATTTGCCGGCGTGGCGCTGCCGACTACGGTGGCCGGCCGCACCGATGCCGGTGTGCATGCGCTGGGCCAGGTGGTGCATCTGGATACCGATCTCGTGCGCGAGCCGTTTTCGTGGGTGCGCGGCACCAACGCCTTTCTACCCCCCACGGTGGCCGTGCGATGGGCGCAGGAGATGCCGGAGGGTTTCCACGCGCGATTCTCCGCGCACCGCCGCACGTATTACTACGCACTGACCTTTGGTCCGACGCGGGCACCGCTGCTCGAAGACAAGGCGGGCTACGTGATGCTTCCGCCAGGCCAATCCCTTGACGTTGAAGCCATGAACGAGGCGGCCCAGGTACTGGTCGGCGAGCACGATTTCTCGTCCTTCCGCGCGGCCGAATGCCAAGCCAAGTCGCCCGTCAAAACGATGTATTCAGTGGAGGTGCGAGGCGAGGGCGAATGGGTGTTCGTGCGCATTCGCGGCAGCGCGTTCCTGCACCACATGGTGCGCAACATCATGGGCTGCCTCGTGGCGATCGGGCGCGGCCGCCAGCCGGTGTCCTGGATGGGCGACGTGCTGGCCGCCCGCAGCCGCGTGGCCGCCGCGCCAACTTTCATGCCCGACGGCCTGTATCTGGCCGAGGTCGGCTATCCTGATGCCTTCTCGTTGCCGGCGTCTCCGGCTTCGTCCAGCCTGTTTCGCGGCGTGTTCGACGAGCACGCCGGCCTGTGA
- the asd gene encoding aspartate-semialdehyde dehydrogenase, protein MKVGLVGWRGMVGSVLMQRMQEEKDFDLIDTVFFSTSNAGGKAPAFAKTDAPLADANDIEALKACDTIITCQGGDYTTEVFPKLRAAGWNGYWIDAASTLRMEDDAVIVLDPVNLSLIKNAVAAGTKNFIGGNCTNSILLMGVGGLFREGLVEWVSSMTYQAASGGGANHMRELLKGMGVIHGAVADELANPASAILDIDRKVAKTIREDVPTEFFPAPLAGGLIPWIDKQLDNGQSKEEWKGQAEVNKILGTAQTIPVDGLCVRIGAMRCHSLGLTLKLKRDLPLDEIEQIIRSGNPWVKWVPNDRSITEKELTPASITGGLEIGVGRVRKLNMGPEYVSAFVIGDQLLWGAAEPLRRTLRILLGK, encoded by the coding sequence ATGAAGGTAGGTCTCGTCGGTTGGCGCGGCATGGTCGGCAGCGTGCTGATGCAGCGCATGCAGGAAGAAAAGGATTTCGACCTGATCGACACCGTGTTTTTCAGTACCAGCAATGCTGGCGGTAAGGCACCGGCATTCGCCAAGACGGATGCGCCTCTGGCCGACGCCAATGACATCGAAGCACTGAAGGCATGCGACACGATCATCACGTGCCAGGGCGGTGACTACACGACCGAAGTCTTCCCGAAGCTGCGCGCTGCCGGCTGGAACGGCTACTGGATCGACGCCGCCTCGACGCTGCGCATGGAAGACGATGCCGTGATCGTGCTGGACCCGGTCAACCTGTCGCTCATCAAGAACGCGGTGGCGGCTGGCACCAAGAACTTCATCGGCGGCAACTGCACCAACTCCATCCTGCTGATGGGCGTGGGTGGCCTGTTCCGCGAAGGTCTGGTCGAATGGGTCAGCTCGATGACTTACCAGGCAGCTTCGGGCGGTGGTGCGAACCACATGCGTGAACTGCTCAAGGGCATGGGCGTAATTCACGGCGCCGTGGCTGACGAGCTGGCCAACCCGGCGTCCGCCATCCTGGACATCGATCGCAAGGTTGCCAAGACCATCCGCGAAGATGTGCCGACCGAATTCTTCCCGGCGCCGCTCGCGGGTGGCCTGATCCCGTGGATCGACAAGCAGCTCGATAACGGTCAGTCGAAGGAAGAGTGGAAGGGCCAGGCCGAGGTCAACAAGATTCTGGGCACAGCGCAGACGATTCCGGTCGACGGCCTGTGCGTGCGGATTGGTGCGATGCGCTGCCATAGCCTGGGCCTGACGCTCAAGCTCAAGCGCGACCTGCCGCTGGACGAAATCGAGCAGATCATCCGCTCCGGCAACCCGTGGGTGAAGTGGGTCCCGAACGATCGCAGCATCACCGAGAAGGAACTGACGCCGGCATCCATCACGGGTGGCCTGGAAATCGGTGTGGGTCGCGTGCGCAAGCTCAACATGGGGCCGGAATATGTGAGCGCCTTCGTGATCGGCGATCAGCTTCTGTGGGGTGCCGCTGAGCCGTTGCGCCGCACGCTCCGTATCCTGCTGGGCAAGTGA
- the leuD gene encoding 3-isopropylmalate dehydratase small subunit → MEQFTIHTGLVAPLDRENVDTDAIIPKQFLKSIKRTGFGPNLFDEWRYKDVGEPGQDNSKRPLNPDFVLNQPRYKGASVLLARKNFGCGSSREHAPWALQQYGFRAIIAPSFADIFFNNCFKNGLLPIVLTESQVDHLFNETQAFTGYQLTVDLDKQVVVTPGGTAYPFDITAFRKYCLLNGFDDIGLTLRYADQIKAYEAQRLARMPWLAHKLVG, encoded by the coding sequence ATGGAACAATTCACCATCCACACCGGCCTCGTGGCCCCGCTGGACCGCGAGAACGTCGACACCGACGCCATCATCCCGAAGCAGTTCCTCAAGTCGATCAAGCGCACCGGCTTCGGCCCGAACCTGTTTGACGAGTGGCGTTACAAGGACGTGGGCGAACCCGGCCAGGACAACAGCAAGCGACCGCTGAATCCGGACTTCGTGCTGAACCAGCCGCGTTACAAGGGCGCCTCGGTGTTGCTGGCGCGCAAGAACTTCGGCTGCGGCAGCTCGCGTGAGCACGCACCGTGGGCACTGCAGCAGTACGGCTTTCGCGCCATCATCGCGCCCAGCTTTGCCGACATCTTCTTCAACAACTGCTTCAAGAACGGCCTGCTGCCGATCGTGCTGACGGAGTCGCAGGTCGACCATCTGTTCAACGAGACGCAAGCCTTTACGGGCTACCAGCTGACCGTCGATCTGGACAAGCAGGTCGTCGTCACGCCGGGCGGTACGGCCTATCCGTTCGACATCACGGCGTTCCGCAAATACTGCCTGCTCAACGGCTTCGACGACATCGGCCTGACCTTGCGCTACGCCGACCAGATCAAGGCTTACGAAGCGCAGCGCCTGGCCAGAATGCCGTGGCTCGCGCACAAGCTCGTCGGCTGA
- the leuB gene encoding 3-isopropylmalate dehydrogenase, with protein MTKIAVLPGDGIGKEIVAEAVKVLKALGESFEMEFAPVGGAGYEAKGHPLPEDTLKLAKEADAILFGAVGDWKYDTLARELRPEQAILGLRKHLQLFANFRPAICYPELTGASSLKPEIVAGLDILIVRELNGDIYFGQPRGVRAAPDGLFAGAREGFDTMRYAEPEIRRIAHVAFQAAAKRGKKLCSVDKANVLETFQFWRDIVTDVHKEYPEVELSHMYVDNAAMQLVKAPKNFDVIVTGNMFGDILSDEAAMLTGSIGMLPSASLDANNKGLYEPSHGSAPDIAGKGIANPLATILSAAMMLRYSLNKAEQADRIENAVKKVLAQGYRTGDILTPGCKQVGTVEMGDAVVAAL; from the coding sequence ATGACCAAGATTGCAGTGTTGCCGGGTGACGGCATTGGCAAGGAAATCGTCGCCGAGGCCGTGAAGGTGCTCAAGGCGCTGGGCGAGTCGTTCGAGATGGAATTCGCCCCGGTGGGCGGCGCGGGCTACGAGGCCAAGGGCCATCCGCTGCCGGAAGACACGCTCAAGCTCGCCAAGGAAGCCGACGCCATCCTGTTCGGCGCCGTGGGCGACTGGAAGTACGACACGCTGGCGCGCGAACTGCGCCCGGAGCAGGCCATTCTGGGCCTGCGCAAGCACCTGCAACTGTTCGCCAATTTCCGTCCGGCGATCTGCTACCCCGAGTTGACCGGCGCATCGAGCCTCAAGCCGGAAATCGTTGCCGGTCTGGACATCCTGATCGTGCGTGAGTTGAATGGCGACATTTACTTCGGCCAACCGCGCGGCGTGCGCGCGGCGCCCGACGGGCTGTTCGCCGGCGCGCGCGAAGGTTTCGACACTATGCGCTACGCCGAGCCGGAAATCCGCCGCATCGCGCACGTCGCCTTCCAGGCTGCCGCCAAGCGCGGCAAGAAGCTGTGCAGCGTCGACAAGGCCAACGTGCTCGAGACGTTCCAGTTCTGGAGAGACATCGTCACCGACGTCCACAAGGAGTATCCGGAAGTCGAGCTGTCGCACATGTACGTGGACAACGCGGCCATGCAGCTCGTGAAGGCGCCGAAGAACTTCGACGTAATCGTCACCGGCAACATGTTCGGCGACATCCTCTCGGACGAGGCTGCCATGCTGACGGGCTCGATCGGCATGCTGCCGTCGGCGTCGCTCGACGCGAACAACAAAGGCCTGTATGAGCCGTCGCACGGCTCCGCGCCGGACATCGCTGGCAAGGGGATCGCCAACCCGCTGGCGACGATCCTGTCGGCGGCAATGATGCTGCGCTACTCGCTGAACAAGGCCGAGCAGGCCGATCGCATCGAAAACGCCGTCAAAAAGGTGCTCGCCCAGGGCTATCGCACGGGCGACATCCTGACGCCGGGTTGCAAGCAGGTCGGGACGGTGGAGATGGGTGACGCGGTGGTCGCTGCGCTGTAA
- the trpB gene encoding tryptophan synthase subunit beta, with protein MYNLPDAHGHFGPYGGTFVAETLSHALDELRDAYARYQHDPEFIKEYEYELKHFVGRPSPIYHARRLTEHCGGAQIYLKREDLNHTGAHKVNNVIGQALLARRMGKPRVIAETGAGQHGVATATIAARYGMECVVYMGSEDVRRQAANVYRMKLLGATVVPVESGSRTLKDALNEAMRDWVTNVADTFYIIGTVAGPHPYPMMVRDFQAVIGEECKVQMPEMTGRQPDAVIACVGGGSNAMGIFYPYIDHVDVKLIGVEAAGEGIETGRHAASLTGGSPGVLHGNRTYLLQDEDGQIIETHSISAGLDYPGVGPEHAWLKDVQRAEYVGITDKEALQSFHDLCRMEGIIPALESSHALAYACKLAPTLPKDKILLVNLSGRGDKDMHTVAEVSGIQL; from the coding sequence ATGTACAACCTGCCCGACGCCCACGGCCATTTTGGCCCCTACGGCGGCACCTTCGTTGCGGAAACGCTGTCCCACGCGCTGGATGAATTGCGCGACGCCTATGCGCGCTACCAGCACGATCCCGAGTTCATCAAGGAATACGAATACGAGCTGAAGCACTTCGTCGGCCGCCCGTCGCCCATCTATCACGCGCGCCGCCTGACCGAACACTGCGGCGGCGCACAGATTTACCTGAAGCGCGAAGACCTGAACCACACCGGCGCGCACAAGGTGAACAACGTGATCGGCCAGGCGCTGCTGGCGCGCCGCATGGGCAAGCCGCGCGTGATTGCCGAAACCGGCGCCGGCCAGCATGGTGTCGCCACCGCCACGATTGCTGCGCGCTACGGCATGGAATGCGTCGTCTACATGGGCAGCGAAGACGTGCGCCGCCAGGCCGCCAACGTCTACCGCATGAAGCTGCTGGGCGCGACGGTGGTGCCAGTGGAATCGGGATCGCGCACGCTCAAGGACGCGCTGAACGAAGCGATGCGCGACTGGGTAACCAACGTGGCAGACACGTTCTACATCATCGGCACGGTGGCGGGCCCGCACCCGTATCCGATGATGGTGCGTGACTTCCAGGCCGTGATCGGCGAGGAATGCAAGGTGCAGATGCCAGAGATGACCGGGCGCCAGCCGGACGCCGTGATCGCCTGCGTGGGCGGCGGCTCCAACGCCATGGGCATCTTCTACCCGTACATCGACCATGTCGACGTGAAGCTGATCGGCGTGGAAGCAGCGGGCGAGGGCATCGAGACCGGCCGCCACGCCGCGTCGCTCACGGGCGGCTCGCCTGGCGTGCTGCACGGCAACCGCACCTATCTGCTGCAGGATGAAGACGGCCAGATCATCGAGACGCATTCGATCTCGGCCGGGCTCGATTATCCGGGCGTCGGTCCGGAACACGCCTGGTTGAAGGATGTACAGCGCGCGGAATACGTCGGCATTACCGACAAGGAAGCGCTGCAATCCTTCCATGACCTGTGCCGCATGGAGGGCATCATCCCGGCGCTGGAATCGAGCCATGCGCTGGCGTATGCGTGCAAGCTGGCGCCGACGCTGCCCAAAGACAAGATCCTGCTCGTGAACCTGTCGGGCCGCGGCGACAAGGACATGCATACCGTCGCAGAAGTCTCCGGCATCCAACTCTAA
- the tapV gene encoding FimV/HubP family polar landmark-like protein TapV: MRVSQYRRRESSHRSPRWSAVAFAAASLLLIQPAAQAAGFGALHVRSSLGQPLQAEIDLTGVTPEEAQNLVAKLAAPDAYSRAGLTYNPIVSSLRASLERQSNGNYVVRLRSTQPVAEPFVDVLVDLNWASGHVSRAYTFLLDPVGSSNTAQNFAPAPVVQATTPGAVESAPAASAAQPQAAAPAAAAPAPARQPRAARQAARPQQAAPAAAAPDATPGGSYTVQRGDSLYDVASTAAQGQDAVSLDQMLLALYRNNPNAFIGGNINRLRTGSVLKVPSQAEAQKTPAREARREVIAQTSGFAGYRNRLATAAEANAATDTDSARQQSGSVSARVQDQATPAASGRDELRLSKADRAGKAGAAAARDEELVAKERALKEMESRVAQLQKNLSDMQRLVELKNAELAKAASAAKPAAGAAPSTAAPAVAAANAPAPAAASAPAPVAGVPAETAAAAPASSATAAAAASAPEAASATVAAASAPQATANAPVPAASAPAAAPKKAPVVVAPPPPVQEESFLSSLLGNPMALGLGGLVIALLGGLVVYRRRQQKPEQAHGFQDSLLSQESTVMAGANSLFGAAGGQSVDTSQHSVFGADFRIGGGNESNEVDPIAEADVYIAYGRDVQAEEILREALEQHPERQAIRLKLMEIYANRQDAHGFQTIAEEMLAQVGAASPEWAEAAAMGRKFDPANPLYLTVQGDGHHPGAEAHAEPSHSGAAVAGAAALAGVGAAVAAEAFSPTVTGQTTRRGDDWTTLSPDLDPSAPSTKAPQLADFDLPLESFPAPAAGEPITAPEEASDIFKVHAEPEADLPQFNAHAGEAYQPVAAPPLHMDLSDLSLDLNPTPPAAETAAPAASVAAEDSLPSWAQPTDLSQAPMHFESEPHHAEHAEVANDEPQSAIRLDTNLPHTLSGEHGADGVRDLQIKFDLAKAYIEIGDKEGARELLQEVLDLGDPSFHAEAQALMRQIG; this comes from the coding sequence GTGAGGGTGAGCCAATACCGCCGGAGAGAATCGTCCCATCGCAGTCCTCGCTGGTCGGCCGTCGCGTTTGCCGCGGCAAGCCTGCTGCTGATTCAGCCCGCTGCGCAAGCGGCCGGTTTCGGCGCGCTGCATGTGCGTTCCAGCCTCGGCCAGCCGCTGCAGGCCGAAATCGATCTGACCGGCGTGACGCCCGAAGAGGCGCAAAACTTGGTCGCCAAATTGGCTGCGCCGGATGCCTATTCGCGTGCCGGACTGACCTACAACCCGATCGTCTCCTCGCTGCGTGCCTCGCTGGAACGCCAGTCGAACGGCAATTACGTGGTGCGTCTGCGCTCGACCCAGCCCGTCGCAGAGCCGTTCGTTGACGTTCTGGTCGACTTGAACTGGGCAAGCGGCCACGTTTCGCGCGCTTATACGTTCCTGCTGGACCCGGTGGGCTCCAGCAATACCGCACAGAATTTCGCGCCGGCGCCGGTGGTGCAGGCCACGACGCCGGGCGCCGTTGAGTCGGCGCCGGCTGCTTCGGCTGCCCAACCGCAAGCCGCGGCCCCGGCCGCCGCCGCACCGGCTCCGGCACGTCAGCCGCGTGCTGCCCGTCAGGCGGCACGTCCGCAGCAAGCAGCTCCTGCTGCCGCTGCGCCCGATGCTACGCCAGGCGGTTCGTATACGGTGCAGCGTGGCGATAGCCTGTACGACGTGGCATCGACGGCCGCGCAAGGTCAGGACGCCGTGTCGCTCGACCAGATGCTGCTGGCGCTGTATCGCAACAACCCCAACGCTTTCATTGGCGGCAACATCAACCGGCTGCGTACCGGCTCGGTGCTGAAGGTGCCGTCGCAGGCGGAGGCGCAGAAAACGCCGGCGCGCGAAGCCCGCCGCGAAGTCATCGCGCAGACGTCCGGCTTTGCCGGCTACCGCAACCGCCTCGCAACGGCGGCTGAGGCCAACGCAGCGACGGATACCGACTCCGCCCGCCAACAGAGCGGCAGTGTGTCGGCCCGTGTGCAAGATCAAGCCACGCCGGCTGCCAGCGGCCGTGACGAACTGCGTCTCTCCAAGGCCGACCGCGCAGGCAAGGCCGGTGCGGCCGCGGCTCGCGATGAGGAACTCGTCGCCAAGGAGCGTGCGCTCAAGGAAATGGAATCACGCGTTGCACAGTTGCAGAAGAATCTCTCCGACATGCAGCGCCTGGTTGAATTGAAGAACGCTGAACTGGCCAAGGCAGCCAGTGCTGCCAAGCCGGCCGCTGGTGCTGCGCCGTCGACGGCCGCGCCGGCAGTGGCCGCGGCCAATGCGCCGGCACCGGCGGCTGCGTCTGCCCCGGCTCCTGTTGCAGGGGTTCCGGCGGAAACGGCGGCTGCTGCCCCGGCTTCGTCGGCGACGGCTGCTGCGGCGGCTTCCGCACCGGAGGCCGCATCGGCGACTGTGGCTGCAGCCTCGGCTCCGCAAGCAACTGCCAATGCACCGGTGCCTGCTGCGTCGGCTCCGGCTGCCGCGCCGAAGAAGGCGCCGGTGGTTGTGGCCCCGCCTCCCCCGGTTCAAGAAGAATCGTTCCTTTCGTCGCTGCTGGGCAACCCGATGGCCCTGGGTCTGGGCGGCTTGGTGATCGCGCTGCTGGGTGGTCTGGTGGTGTATCGCCGTCGCCAGCAGAAACCTGAGCAGGCACATGGCTTCCAGGACAGCCTGTTGTCACAGGAAAGCACTGTGATGGCGGGCGCCAACTCTCTGTTTGGTGCGGCCGGCGGTCAAAGTGTCGACACCTCGCAGCACAGCGTGTTCGGTGCGGATTTCCGCATTGGCGGCGGCAACGAGAGCAATGAAGTCGACCCGATTGCTGAGGCCGATGTCTACATCGCCTACGGCCGCGACGTGCAAGCCGAAGAAATCCTGCGCGAGGCACTGGAGCAACATCCGGAGCGCCAAGCCATTCGCCTGAAGTTGATGGAAATTTACGCCAATCGTCAGGATGCCCACGGCTTCCAGACCATTGCTGAAGAGATGCTGGCGCAAGTTGGCGCGGCCTCGCCTGAATGGGCAGAGGCTGCCGCAATGGGCCGCAAGTTCGATCCGGCCAACCCGCTGTATCTGACGGTGCAGGGTGATGGACACCATCCCGGTGCCGAAGCGCATGCTGAACCGAGCCACTCAGGTGCCGCAGTCGCAGGTGCGGCTGCGCTGGCAGGTGTGGGTGCCGCGGTGGCCGCCGAGGCCTTCAGCCCAACGGTGACGGGCCAGACCACCCGTCGCGGTGACGACTGGACCACGCTGTCTCCGGATCTGGATCCGTCCGCGCCGTCGACCAAGGCACCGCAACTGGCCGATTTCGATCTGCCGCTGGAGTCGTTCCCGGCGCCGGCGGCAGGCGAGCCGATCACTGCGCCCGAAGAGGCTTCGGACATCTTCAAGGTGCATGCCGAACCTGAAGCGGATCTGCCGCAGTTCAACGCGCACGCTGGCGAGGCTTATCAGCCCGTTGCCGCGCCCCCGCTGCATATGGATCTGTCGGACTTGTCGCTGGATCTGAACCCGACGCCGCCTGCTGCAGAAACGGCTGCTCCTGCAGCCTCGGTTGCCGCAGAGGACAGCCTGCCGAGCTGGGCCCAGCCAACCGACCTGTCGCAGGCCCCGATGCACTTCGAATCCGAGCCGCATCACGCAGAGCACGCTGAAGTCGCCAACGACGAACCGCAATCGGCCATCCGTCTGGACACCAACCTGCCGCACACGCTGTCGGGCGAGCATGGCGCCGATGGTGTACGCGATCTGCAGATCAAGTTCGATCTGGCCAAGGCTTACATCGAGATTGGCGACAAGGAAGGTGCCCGCGAACTGCTGCAGGAAGTGCTGGACCTGGGCGATCCCTCGTTCCACGCCGAGGCGCAAGCCTTGATGCGCCAGATCGGCTGA